From a region of the Chthonomonas sp. genome:
- a CDS encoding helix-turn-helix transcriptional regulator gives MPDRTPMAIKRLRDRLRMNQAQLADSVGATRDQIANYESGRSQVPARIRSKLESLGMVVAEDANPYNEPPLVVRATRAQLRILVNILADTSIDDQTRALAKAELERAIGLIGF, from the coding sequence ATGCCCGATCGGACACCAATGGCGATCAAGCGATTGAGGGATCGCCTGCGCATGAACCAGGCGCAGTTGGCCGATTCAGTTGGGGCGACGCGCGACCAGATCGCAAACTATGAATCTGGGAGGTCGCAGGTTCCTGCTCGCATTCGCTCGAAACTCGAATCGCTGGGAATGGTGGTCGCTGAAGATGCAAACCCGTACAACGAACCGCCGCTCGTGGTCCGCGCGACACGTGCCCAGCTTCGGATTCTCGTCAACATTTTGGCGGACACATCCATTGATGACCAGACCAGGGCGCTAGCGAAAGCTGAACTAGAGCGTGCAATCGGGCTGATAGGGTTTTGA